A genomic stretch from Mya arenaria isolate MELC-2E11 chromosome 10, ASM2691426v1 includes:
- the LOC128206941 gene encoding uncharacterized protein LOC128206941 isoform X2, with product MLFKMLRIFLTLALLAAVQCKFGGGFVHPEYYYEGESESESESSESSSESSSDTSSEHPPCPCTPLEVGQCCDDCHYCKDENAICDTYGYSKVCICKYGFIFDYECKKCVTVPIGGPCGRSANDCIRSAGIKCENVICCNDNGWPACSEKFCVCETAKGYKYDDALGGCNYTGENQHELSKDCNNSAGEMANLG from the exons ATGCTCTTTAAAATGTTGAGGATATTTCTC aCCCTTGCTCTCCTGGCAGCTGTTCAATGTAAATTTGGAGGTGGATTTGTTCATCCTGAATACTACTACGAGGGGGAATCTGAATCTGAATCTGAATCCAGCGAATCTTCAAGCGAATCCTCCAGTGACACCTCGAGCGAACACCCACCATGCCCGTGTACCC CGCTCGAAGTCGGCCAGTGTTGTGACGACTGTCATTACTGTAAAGATGAAAATGCCATATGCGACACATACGGATATAGTAAAGTGTGCATCTGCAAATATGGCTTCATATTCGACTATGAATGCAAGAAGTGCGTTACTG TGCCAATAGGCGGGCCATGTGGTCGGTCTGCCAACGACTGTATTAGATCAGCAGGAATAAAGTGCGAGAACGTCATTTGCTGTAATGATA ATGGTTGGCCAGCTTGTAGTGAGAAGTTCTGTGTGTGTGAGACTGCAAAGGGCTATAAATATGATGATGCCTTAGGGGGTTGCAATTACACTGGTGAAAACCAACACGAACTAAGCAAAGACTGCAATAACTCCGCTGGAGAAATGGCAAATTTGGGATAA
- the LOC128206941 gene encoding uncharacterized protein LOC128206941 isoform X1, translating into MLFKMLRIFLTLALLAAVQCKFGGGFVHPEYYYEGESESESESSESSSESSSDTSSEHPPCPCTPLEVGQCCDDCHYCKDENAICDTYGYSKVCICKYGFIFDYECKKCVTETNMTTTTTPPPNVPIGGPCGRSANDCIRSAGIKCENVICCNDNGWPACSEKFCVCETAKGYKYDDALGGCNYTGENQHELSKDCNNSAGEMANLG; encoded by the exons ATGCTCTTTAAAATGTTGAGGATATTTCTC aCCCTTGCTCTCCTGGCAGCTGTTCAATGTAAATTTGGAGGTGGATTTGTTCATCCTGAATACTACTACGAGGGGGAATCTGAATCTGAATCTGAATCCAGCGAATCTTCAAGCGAATCCTCCAGTGACACCTCGAGCGAACACCCACCATGCCCGTGTACCC CGCTCGAAGTCGGCCAGTGTTGTGACGACTGTCATTACTGTAAAGATGAAAATGCCATATGCGACACATACGGATATAGTAAAGTGTGCATCTGCAAATATGGCTTCATATTCGACTATGAATGCAAGAAGTGCGTTACTG AAACGAACATGACTACGACGACGACGCCACCGCCGAATG TGCCAATAGGCGGGCCATGTGGTCGGTCTGCCAACGACTGTATTAGATCAGCAGGAATAAAGTGCGAGAACGTCATTTGCTGTAATGATA ATGGTTGGCCAGCTTGTAGTGAGAAGTTCTGTGTGTGTGAGACTGCAAAGGGCTATAAATATGATGATGCCTTAGGGGGTTGCAATTACACTGGTGAAAACCAACACGAACTAAGCAAAGACTGCAATAACTCCGCTGGAGAAATGGCAAATTTGGGATAA